The Pontibacter pudoricolor genome contains a region encoding:
- a CDS encoding SusC/RagA family TonB-linked outer membrane protein: MRKILFLNLALLLALVSQAWAQSRTVSGKVTDAETGIPLPGVSVVVKGTSTGTVTGVGGDYTLNVPASGATLQFRFIGYNVVEKAVGDATTISVTLGQDTKQLQEVVVTALGVEREEKSLGYAASTVKADEITKARSSNPMNSLQGKVAGVNISSASGAPGASTKVILRGYSSIGGNNNPLYVVDGVPIDNGAGNFQAGKKGSVDRTQDFGNRANDINPDDIASISILKGASATSLYGSRAANGVILITTKKGKAGEKVKIDYTSSATFSAPLFLPQLQNTFGQGWSGEWISNENGSWGPKLHGKDRLWGNVVDNSQQLKPFAAQKNNLKDFFETGTAYLNTLALSGGSEKSSYYLSYGNASENGIIPTDADSYKRNTLSFRGATEGQKLSASSSINYVRKDSKVVTAGQGEGGGSTLFQEIIQIPRDFSIVDMRDLDNKFNNLDNYFTGYAQNPYYALTANGNDYEENRIYGNVNLGYKLNTWLTATLRGGGDVSNTLYKDWISAYTLAEDSPVLAGGGSNSPGRVNERALFARELNADFILSTSHNVTEDLHLNGILGYNVNERYNKENYAYITGLSIPGYYHLSNSKDPATVAITETLRRLYGAYAQAEFGYKNYAFLNMSARNDWSSTLPSNKNSFFYPGVNASFVFSEVFPELLPSILSYGQVRAAWGQTGNDADPYSIKSALEAGYIEMGSGNIQFPIDGRNGFGLSNQLGNPHLKPEITTEYEFGLNVSFLRNRINADISYYNSATTDQILAVPVAASSGYTSKIMNFGKVENKGIELLLSSTPVSTNDFRWDVRYTFSNNRNKVIKLREGLEQVIIADPFNIDFVAIEGQPLGVFKGPAYQKDAEGNIIVNETTGMPLRASKDEILGNAQAKFLMGLNNSFDYKGLNLSFGIDYRKGGLFYSYTQRLTQFVGNTTNTLYNDRQPFIIPGSVVGVDANGDGIIDKDEKGNPITRENTTPIDMEHIANYWNPTYNPAIEQEHLKDRSFVKLREVVLGYNLPASLVQRTPFNTVNISLVGRNLLMWTPEDNNIIDPESTTFGNDLMSEVGEFAAGPTTRSFGVSLKVGF, from the coding sequence ATGAGAAAAATTTTGTTTTTGAACTTGGCTTTGTTGTTAGCGCTTGTCAGTCAGGCGTGGGCACAGAGCCGAACGGTTTCAGGTAAAGTGACTGATGCCGAAACCGGAATTCCGTTACCAGGCGTGAGTGTGGTAGTTAAAGGCACATCAACGGGTACAGTCACCGGTGTAGGCGGTGACTACACGCTAAATGTGCCCGCCAGCGGTGCAACGCTGCAGTTTCGTTTTATTGGCTACAACGTGGTTGAAAAAGCTGTTGGCGATGCCACAACTATAAGTGTAACACTAGGCCAGGATACAAAACAGTTGCAGGAAGTAGTTGTAACGGCTCTGGGTGTGGAAAGGGAAGAAAAGTCGCTTGGATATGCTGCCAGCACGGTAAAAGCAGATGAAATAACCAAGGCCAGATCTTCTAATCCCATGAACTCGCTGCAGGGTAAAGTGGCAGGTGTAAACATTTCTTCTGCTTCCGGCGCTCCGGGTGCTTCTACCAAGGTTATACTTCGTGGGTACTCCTCTATAGGCGGTAATAACAACCCCTTGTATGTAGTGGATGGTGTGCCAATTGATAACGGCGCTGGTAATTTCCAGGCGGGTAAAAAAGGCTCGGTAGACAGAACACAGGACTTTGGTAACCGTGCCAATGACATTAACCCGGATGATATTGCGTCTATCTCTATTTTAAAGGGAGCATCTGCCACATCATTATATGGTTCACGCGCTGCAAACGGTGTTATACTTATCACTACTAAAAAAGGCAAAGCAGGCGAAAAAGTGAAGATCGATTATACGTCATCCGCAACTTTTTCGGCACCCTTATTCCTGCCACAACTGCAAAACACCTTTGGCCAGGGATGGAGCGGGGAGTGGATCTCGAACGAGAACGGTAGCTGGGGTCCAAAACTGCACGGCAAAGACCGCCTTTGGGGTAATGTGGTGGACAACTCGCAGCAGCTGAAACCCTTTGCAGCCCAGAAAAACAACCTGAAAGACTTTTTTGAGACAGGAACTGCTTATCTGAATACCCTAGCGTTAAGTGGCGGCTCTGAGAAATCATCTTACTACCTGTCATATGGCAATGCCTCTGAGAATGGTATTATTCCGACAGACGCTGACTCTTACAAACGGAATACACTTTCCTTCAGGGGAGCAACAGAGGGACAGAAACTGTCTGCTTCGTCAAGTATAAATTATGTGCGTAAAGACTCCAAGGTTGTAACAGCCGGCCAGGGCGAAGGGGGTGGTTCTACACTTTTCCAGGAAATCATCCAGATACCGAGGGACTTCAGTATCGTGGATATGAGAGACCTTGATAACAAATTCAACAACCTGGATAACTACTTTACAGGCTATGCCCAGAACCCATACTATGCCTTAACAGCTAACGGTAACGACTACGAAGAGAACAGGATTTATGGCAATGTGAACCTGGGGTATAAACTTAATACCTGGCTGACTGCTACGCTGCGTGGCGGTGGCGATGTATCGAACACCTTATACAAAGACTGGATCTCAGCTTATACACTGGCAGAAGACAGCCCTGTACTGGCAGGTGGCGGATCAAATTCTCCGGGGCGTGTAAATGAGCGAGCGCTTTTCGCAAGGGAACTGAACGCAGACTTTATACTTTCTACCAGCCATAACGTAACCGAAGACCTGCACCTGAACGGTATATTAGGCTATAATGTGAACGAGCGCTACAACAAGGAAAACTATGCCTACATTACCGGTTTAAGTATACCAGGGTACTATCACTTATCCAATTCTAAAGATCCGGCAACAGTTGCAATTACGGAGACACTCAGAAGACTGTACGGAGCTTATGCACAAGCTGAATTTGGCTACAAGAACTACGCCTTCTTAAACATGAGTGCCCGCAACGACTGGTCTTCCACGCTGCCGTCTAACAAGAACTCTTTCTTCTACCCAGGAGTAAATGCCAGCTTTGTGTTCTCTGAGGTGTTCCCTGAGTTATTGCCATCTATCCTTTCTTATGGCCAGGTAAGAGCAGCCTGGGGGCAGACCGGTAACGACGCTGATCCTTATAGTATTAAATCTGCTTTAGAGGCTGGTTATATAGAGATGGGTTCAGGTAATATTCAGTTCCCGATTGATGGTAGAAATGGTTTTGGATTATCGAACCAACTGGGCAACCCGCACCTGAAGCCAGAGATCACAACGGAATATGAGTTTGGTTTGAACGTAAGCTTCCTGCGCAACCGCATCAATGCCGATATTTCTTATTACAACAGCGCTACAACAGATCAGATTCTGGCAGTTCCTGTAGCAGCCTCATCAGGGTATACTTCCAAAATCATGAACTTCGGTAAGGTAGAGAACAAGGGTATCGAGTTATTATTGAGCTCCACACCGGTTAGCACCAATGATTTCCGTTGGGATGTACGTTACACGTTCTCCAATAACCGCAACAAAGTTATAAAACTGCGTGAGGGGTTAGAGCAGGTTATCATAGCAGACCCTTTCAATATTGATTTTGTGGCTATAGAAGGTCAGCCGTTAGGTGTGTTTAAAGGTCCTGCTTACCAAAAAGATGCGGAAGGCAACATTATAGTTAATGAAACAACCGGTATGCCGCTCCGTGCTTCAAAAGATGAGATTCTGGGGAACGCGCAAGCTAAATTCCTGATGGGGCTGAACAACTCCTTCGATTACAAAGGCCTTAATTTATCTTTTGGTATTGACTATCGAAAAGGTGGTTTATTCTACTCCTATACGCAGCGCCTTACACAATTCGTGGGTAACACAACCAACACATTGTACAACGACCGCCAACCATTTATTATACCGGGTTCAGTGGTGGGTGTTGATGCGAATGGTGATGGAATTATCGATAAGGATGAAAAAGGTAACCCGATTACCAGAGAGAATACCACACCTATTGACATGGAACACATCGCCAATTACTGGAACCCAACTTACAATCCGGCTATAGAGCAGGAACACCTGAAAGACAGATCGTTCGTGAAGTTGAGAGAAGTGGTTCTGGGCTATAACCTGCCGGCTTCGCTGGTGCAGCGCACGCCTTTCAACACGGTAAATATCAGTCTTGTTGGCCGCAACCTGTTAATGTGGACACCAGAGGATAACAACATCATCGACCCGGAGTCTACCACTTTCGGTAACGACCTTATGAGTGAAGTAGGCGAATTTGCTGCCGGGCCAACTACCAGAAGTTTCGGTGTAAGCCTGAAAGTTGGATTCTAA
- a CDS encoding C45 family autoproteolytic acyltransferase/hydolase: MKKITFLLLLCCVLATSTATYAAGKPQKKVPVVSLSGNAYQRGFQHGVQLRTAIAEVYKKWKASINKDTGKDPDAVIADFLGSSDYKSAIGKYTPALWQEIQGMAAGSGQTEDDVLAFQLIDEYWGYLDRLRNGSVAKEHCSAIGVAATKGYPTFIAQNIDIDSFMHGYQVLLHIVASEDVPEQYIMSCAGFLGFAGMNNDGVGVVINALTDLNSEPEGLPVAFVTRGILNQSSGEKALNFVNNVKHATGQNYLVGTNNEVVSLEASAKTIVPFYPVDNKQVVYHTNHALANHDVKPWKQEYHARILAGTTPHSGSQKRFNALETRLANPETIHSPELIQATLRSKDDPQSPVCVAFNKKTTSFTFSSVLFTFGRKPSVQVTYGSPDKADYHEYFFEQIL; encoded by the coding sequence ATGAAAAAAATTACCTTTTTACTTCTGCTATGCTGCGTGCTGGCAACTTCTACTGCAACATATGCAGCAGGCAAACCACAGAAAAAAGTACCGGTAGTTTCCTTAAGCGGTAATGCCTACCAGCGTGGCTTTCAGCATGGGGTGCAACTGCGGACAGCTATTGCTGAAGTATACAAAAAATGGAAAGCCTCCATCAACAAAGATACCGGAAAAGACCCCGATGCCGTGATCGCCGACTTTCTTGGTAGCTCTGACTATAAATCCGCCATCGGAAAGTATACGCCTGCGCTTTGGCAGGAAATACAGGGCATGGCAGCCGGCTCCGGCCAAACAGAAGACGATGTACTTGCCTTCCAGTTGATTGATGAATACTGGGGATACCTGGACCGCCTGAGAAATGGATCAGTTGCAAAAGAGCATTGCAGCGCCATTGGGGTGGCGGCCACAAAAGGCTACCCTACTTTTATTGCTCAGAATATTGATATTGATTCCTTTATGCATGGTTACCAGGTATTACTGCACATTGTAGCGTCAGAGGATGTACCGGAGCAGTACATTATGTCCTGCGCCGGTTTTCTTGGTTTTGCAGGGATGAATAACGATGGCGTTGGAGTAGTAATTAACGCCTTAACTGATCTTAACAGTGAGCCGGAAGGCCTGCCGGTTGCCTTTGTAACGAGAGGAATACTTAATCAAAGTTCCGGAGAAAAAGCCTTGAATTTTGTTAATAATGTAAAACATGCCACCGGCCAGAACTACCTGGTAGGTACCAATAATGAAGTTGTGAGCCTGGAGGCATCCGCAAAAACTATAGTACCTTTTTATCCAGTTGATAACAAGCAGGTAGTGTACCATACCAACCACGCACTGGCTAACCACGACGTAAAACCATGGAAGCAGGAATATCACGCCCGCATACTGGCAGGAACCACACCGCATTCTGGCAGCCAGAAACGTTTTAATGCGCTGGAAACACGCCTGGCAAACCCGGAAACGATACATTCCCCAGAGCTGATTCAGGCAACCCTGCGCTCGAAAGACGATCCACAAAGCCCTGTATGTGTTGCGTTTAATAAAAAAACAACATCCTTTACATTCAGTTCCGTACTGTTCACATTCGGCAGAAAACCATCGGTGCAGGTTACGTATGGCTCGCCTGACAAAGCAGACTACCACGAATACTTTTTCGAACAGATTCTATAA